In Flavobacterium luteolum, the DNA window TCGGAATTTTTATATTGTTATTTCTTTCAGCAATTGTTTCAGGAGCTGAAGTTGCTCTTTTTTCGTTATCACAGCAAGACATCGATGAGACTTTAAACGATAATCTTGCAAAAGGAAAAATTATTTCAAATTTATTAGAAAAGCCTAAAAAGCTTCTCGCGACTTTATTGGTAGCCAATAACTTCTTTAATATTGGTGTAGTAATTCTATTTGCTTATTTAGGACAGAATATTTTTTCCAATGTTAGTTCTCCAGCTTTTAAATTTACGCTCGAAGTAATCTTGGTCACTTTCCTTATTTTACTATTTGGCGAAGTGCTTCCTAAAGTTTATGCAAGCAGAAATAGTGTTCGTTTTGCCAAACGTGTTGCTTATCCATTGGCTTTTTTAGATAAAGTGCTTACTCCGATCAGTTTGCCAATGCGTGCTGTTACAATATATTTTCAAAATAAATTAGGAAAGCAAAAAAGCAATTTTTCTGTCAATCAACTTTCTCAGGCATTGGAGCTTACAGATTCGGAAGGAACTTCAACAGAAGAGCAAAAGATTTTGGAAGGAATTGTTTCTTTTGGAAATACAGATACAAAGCAGGTAATGAGTCCAAGAATTGATATTTTTGCATTGGAAATATCAGAAACATTTCAAGAAATTTATCCTAAAATAATAGAAACAGGTTTTTCGAGAATTCCGGTTTATCGAGATAATATTGATCAGATTGAAGGTGTGCTTTTCGTAAAAGATTTATTGCCTTATATTGATAAAGAAGAATTTGATTGGACTTCTTTAATTAGAGAAGCTTTCTTTGTTCCTGAGAATAAAAAGTTAGATAATCTATTAAAGGATTTTCAAAGTTTAAAAAGCCATTTAGCAATTGTGGTTGATGAATACGGAGGAACTTCTGGATTGGTTTCTTTAGAAGATGTTATCGAGGAAATCGTTGGTGATATTAGTGATGAATTTGATGATGAAAATCTGAACTTCTCGCAAATAGATGAAAATAATTTTCTTTTTGAAGGAAAAATAAACTTGAAAGATTTCTACAGAATTGTAGATGTTGACGAAGATGTTTTTGAAGCCCACAAAGGTGAAGCCGAAACATTAGCTGGATTTATTCTGGAGATTTTAGGTAATTTCCCTAAAAAAGATCAAAAAATACCTTTCGAAAACTGTATTTTCACCGTAGAAACAGTTGATAAAAAGCGTGTAAAACAAATAAAAGTAACCATAAATTAAAATGCTTAATAAAATACTTTCAATATCAGCAATTTTGCTTGCGCTAACGGTTATAAGCTGTAAAAATGATGTTTTGCCAAAACCAGCAAGTTATCTGCGATTAGATTATCCAGAAGCAAAATATGTGAATTTTGAAAACACTTGTCCGTTTACTTTTCAAATGAATGAGGATGCTATTATAAAAGGAGAAAAAGAATGTGGTTTTGCAATTACCTATCCAAAGATGAAAGCGACCATTTATTTGACTTATAAGCCTGTAAATGGCAATATTGATAAATTGCTACGTGACGCTCAAAAACTCACTTACGAGCACGTTATTAAAGCCGATGATATCTTGGAACAGCCGTACTTAAATCCACAAAAAAAAGTATATGGAATGTTTTACCAAGTAGACGGAAATGCAGCGACAAATTCTCAGTTCTACGTTACAGACAGTACAAAACACTTTTTAATTGGTTCGGTGTATTTTTATGCAAAACCAAATTTTGATTCGATTATGCCTGCGGCGAGTTATGTTAAAAACGATATGCAGCGTTTGATGGAAACATTAAAATGGAAATAAAAATATAGAAGGATTCAATTTGAATCCTTTTTTTGTTTTAAATGTAAGAAAAATTATATTTTTGTTTAAAGTTGATAGGCTGGATCTGTAACATACCAAAATAAGGATGTTTTTTACGGATTGCTTTATTTTTTATTCCTAATCATTACCTTTGAATTATGAGCACATTAACGAAACCAAGTCATATAGGGCGAAAAATAAGCCGTATTCGTGAACTGAAAGATATGAAGCAGGAAGCATTGGCTCAGGCTTTAGGAACTAATCAACAAGCAATATCTGCTATGGAAAACAGTGAAACTATTGATGATGATAAACTCAAAGAAGTAGCAAAAGCGCTTGGCGTAACTGTGGAAGCAATTAAGAATTTTTCTGAAGAAAATATGATAAATTACTTTAATACTTTTACTGATCAAAGTGCAGGAACTTTCAATAATCATTGTACTTTCAATCCGCTAGATAAAATGATAGAGCTTGTAGATGAAAATAGAAAACTATATGAGCGTCTGTTAGAATCGGAAAAAGAGAAAAATGCTTATTTAGAAAAAGTACTTAAAGAGAAGTAATCTATAAGTTGAAATATTAAATGAATTAAAAAAGGCGCTCAAATTTGAACGCCTTTTTAAGTTTATTAATTTCGAATTTAAGATTTAAAATTCGAAACTTTATATGTTTTTCCGTCTCCAGTTTCTTGAACTACTTTTGTTAAAGATTCTGAATTTTGGATTGTTTTATCAAAACTTACCTTTGCTGTTTTTTTGTCAAAATCAACCGTTGCTTTTTCAACTCCATCAAGGTTTGCTAATTCTTCTTCGATAGTTTTAGCGCATCCAACAGCGCAAGTCATTCCGTCAATTGTAAAGCTTGCCGTTTGAAGGTTTTCAGCTGCGATTGGTTTGTGTTCTTTTGGAGCACTTTTTTCTTTATTTACCACTTCAAGACTTTTGTCTTCTGCTTTTTTACAGCCAACAAATACTAAACCAGCGATTGCTGCAGCGAATAAGATTTTTGAAATTTTCATTATATATAAATTTAAAAATTGCGAATAAGATTCTTGCAAAATTAATAAAAAGAGAATGCTTAGTTCGTAAAATAATTACAAATTTGCAGTAAAATGCAATTTATGGAAACAAAACAGTTAAAGTGGATTTACTTGACTATTCTTTCTCTTATTTGGGGAAGCTCTTTTATTCTGATAAAAAAAGGATTGATAGGTTTAAGCGCTGTTCAGGTGGGATCGTTCCGAATTATTTTTGCTGCTTTTTTTTTGCTGATTGTAGGTTTTAATAGTCTAAAGAAGATTTCGCGCCGTCAATGGAAATTTGTTGCCATAACTTCGCTTTTTGGGACTTTTATGCCGGCCTATCTTTTTGCTATTGCAGAAACTCAGGTAAATAGCTCAATTGTAGCAATTTTAAATTCGCTTACACCTTTAAATACTTTAGTTTTAGGAATTATAGCTTTTAGAATTCAGTTTCAAAAACGACAAGTTTTAGGGGTTTTTGTCGGACTTGTAGGCTGTCTGCTTTTAGTTTTAAGCGGCGATTCTGCAAGCGGAACTCAAAATTATCTTTATGTTTTATTGGTGGTTATAGCAACACTTAGTTATGCGATCAACGTAAATCTGATTAAAAAATATCTTCACGATTTAAATTCTGTAAGTATCACAACAGGAAATTTTGCGGTTTTGCTTTTGCCAGCATTAATCATTTTAAGTACAACCGATATTAGTCAGAAAATACATTTTGCAGAAACGCAACATTCTATACTTTTTGTTGCTATTCTAGGAATTTTAGGAACCGGAATAGCCAATATTCTTTTCTTTAAACTGATTCAAATGTCGTCACCAGTTTTTGCAACATCAGTAACATATTTAATTCCGATCGTAGCATTTTTCTGGGGATTGTTAGATAACGAATTCCTGACACCAATTCAATCTGTGGGCGCTTTTATTATTTTGATTGGGGTTTATTTGTCGGCGAAGAAGTAGTTTCTTAAATGTAAAATGTTGCTTGTAATAAGATGAAATGTAATTTGATGCGTATGTCTCCCTGAGCGGAGTCGAAGGGTGCGCTAATTGGAACAGGGCTTCGACTTCGCTCAGCCTGACAAAAGAGAGGCTTTTTCCTTAATAGTACCAAATCATTGAGTCTAACAAAACTTAGTAAATAAAAAAAGCTTTGTCAAAGTTTTGAACTTTGACAAAGCCTTAAAATTTTAAATCCTTAGCAACTTAGAAGCTTAGTATCTCAGAACCTTAGCATCTTAAAGAAAATCTTTCTCAGAAACTCC includes these proteins:
- a CDS encoding helix-turn-helix domain-containing protein, whose translation is MSTLTKPSHIGRKISRIRELKDMKQEALAQALGTNQQAISAMENSETIDDDKLKEVAKALGVTVEAIKNFSEENMINYFNTFTDQSAGTFNNHCTFNPLDKMIELVDENRKLYERLLESEKEKNAYLEKVLKEK
- a CDS encoding gliding motility-associated protein GldE, with translation MDPEPSLLFSTNLDANLIIGFVGIFILLFLSAIVSGAEVALFSLSQQDIDETLNDNLAKGKIISNLLEKPKKLLATLLVANNFFNIGVVILFAYLGQNIFSNVSSPAFKFTLEVILVTFLILLFGEVLPKVYASRNSVRFAKRVAYPLAFLDKVLTPISLPMRAVTIYFQNKLGKQKSNFSVNQLSQALELTDSEGTSTEEQKILEGIVSFGNTDTKQVMSPRIDIFALEISETFQEIYPKIIETGFSRIPVYRDNIDQIEGVLFVKDLLPYIDKEEFDWTSLIREAFFVPENKKLDNLLKDFQSLKSHLAIVVDEYGGTSGLVSLEDVIEEIVGDISDEFDDENLNFSQIDENNFLFEGKINLKDFYRIVDVDEDVFEAHKGEAETLAGFILEILGNFPKKDQKIPFENCIFTVETVDKKRVKQIKVTIN
- a CDS encoding DMT family transporter — translated: METKQLKWIYLTILSLIWGSSFILIKKGLIGLSAVQVGSFRIIFAAFFLLIVGFNSLKKISRRQWKFVAITSLFGTFMPAYLFAIAETQVNSSIVAILNSLTPLNTLVLGIIAFRIQFQKRQVLGVFVGLVGCLLLVLSGDSASGTQNYLYVLLVVIATLSYAINVNLIKKYLHDLNSVSITTGNFAVLLLPALIILSTTDISQKIHFAETQHSILFVAILGILGTGIANILFFKLIQMSSPVFATSVTYLIPIVAFFWGLLDNEFLTPIQSVGAFIILIGVYLSAKK
- a CDS encoding heavy-metal-associated domain-containing protein — encoded protein: MKISKILFAAAIAGLVFVGCKKAEDKSLEVVNKEKSAPKEHKPIAAENLQTASFTIDGMTCAVGCAKTIEEELANLDGVEKATVDFDKKTAKVSFDKTIQNSESLTKVVQETGDGKTYKVSNFKS
- the gldD gene encoding gliding motility lipoprotein GldD translates to MLNKILSISAILLALTVISCKNDVLPKPASYLRLDYPEAKYVNFENTCPFTFQMNEDAIIKGEKECGFAITYPKMKATIYLTYKPVNGNIDKLLRDAQKLTYEHVIKADDILEQPYLNPQKKVYGMFYQVDGNAATNSQFYVTDSTKHFLIGSVYFYAKPNFDSIMPAASYVKNDMQRLMETLKWK